A genomic stretch from Chitinophaga lutea includes:
- a CDS encoding RNA polymerase sigma-70 factor, which produces MSSKASEEIALVAALQEDSVTAFDALYRMYFSAVYANILHLVKDETAAQDIVQEVFIRLWEKRKLLHAGQPAGNWLFVVSYNRALNHLRSSLRQRLKIAEIAPDTAEMPEDEWQVTSIQLDMLERAIEQLPPQRKKVFLLCKMQGKTYAEAASELQISHYTVKEHITKASRFIREYVRLQPEWRALVAAFPLFAKIFEQ; this is translated from the coding sequence ATGTCTTCCAAAGCGTCAGAAGAAATAGCATTAGTAGCAGCATTGCAGGAGGATAGTGTAACGGCATTCGATGCCCTTTACCGCATGTATTTTTCCGCAGTGTACGCCAACATTCTCCACCTGGTGAAGGATGAAACGGCCGCGCAGGATATTGTGCAGGAAGTGTTCATCCGTTTATGGGAGAAAAGGAAATTGCTGCATGCCGGCCAGCCGGCAGGCAACTGGCTGTTCGTGGTGAGTTACAACCGGGCGCTGAACCACCTCCGCTCCAGCCTCCGGCAGCGGCTGAAAATAGCGGAGATCGCGCCGGATACCGCCGAAATGCCGGAAGACGAATGGCAGGTCACCTCCATCCAGCTCGATATGCTGGAAAGGGCCATCGAACAGCTGCCGCCGCAGCGGAAGAAGGTATTCCTCCTGTGCAAGATGCAGGGTAAAACCTACGCCGAAGCGGCATCCGAATTACAGATCTCCCACTACACCGTCAAGGAACATATCACCAAAGCCAGCCGCTTCATCCGCGAATACGTACGCCTGCAGCCGGAATGGCGGGCCCTGGTGGCGGCATTCCCGCTGTTCGCGAAGATTTTCGAGCAATAG
- a CDS encoding cation:proton antiporter, with product MKGLVLLMSFSLPLKDPVPIFSLVLFIILLAPIILRKFRIPSIIGLILAGMAIGDHGFKIIEKGSINLFGNAGLLYIMFLAGLELDMTEFRKNRHRSMVFGAFTFFIPLILGYVLCTYVLHFSLMASLLISSMFATHTLVAYPLASRLGITKNEAVTVAVGGTIITDTAVLLILAIITGAEEGNLNTAFWLKLGISLAVFTVIVMWGFPAVGRWFFKKIKDDKTSHFIFVLALVFLAAFLAELAGVEAIIGAFLAGLALNTLIPHTSPLMNRIEFVGNALFIPFFLISVGMIVDLRVLLKGPEALIIAGALTAMALLSKWLAAFFTQLSFGYTATQRNVIFGLSSAHAAATIAVVLIGFNMGIINENVLNGTIVLILITCMVGSFVTESAGRKLAIREAEKKPEITGGPEHFLIPIANPGKMEALLDFTLMVKDPANAAPIYPLVVVQDDEEAKEKIFVSNKMMEKMVIHAAASESNVQVVTRVDLNVTDGISRAVKELLISDVVLGWSDKNSATDRIFGNLFGTTTDNVLQSVWETVYVCQLNHPINTTKKMVLVMPQNTEYELGFAHYMQKIILLAKQAGAKIVVYSTGRTQAAVQRFIAEAKASVEITFRHLDNLEDFLVLARNISRDDLLVVVSARKGTLSYQPYLENIPARIGRHFKDNNVVLVYPEQRTTENNEPGMQEGDITLRPIQEQLRNISRLGKVVKRIFKGGEKKNDFDEGE from the coding sequence ATGAAAGGATTGGTTTTATTAATGAGTTTCAGTTTGCCGCTGAAGGACCCGGTGCCCATTTTTTCGCTGGTTTTGTTTATTATACTCCTGGCCCCCATCATCCTGCGGAAATTCCGCATCCCCAGCATCATCGGCCTCATTCTGGCCGGCATGGCCATCGGCGACCATGGTTTCAAGATCATAGAAAAAGGCAGTATCAACCTCTTCGGCAACGCCGGCCTGCTGTATATCATGTTCCTGGCGGGGCTGGAGCTGGATATGACCGAGTTCCGCAAGAACCGCCACCGCAGTATGGTGTTCGGCGCCTTTACCTTCTTCATACCGTTGATACTGGGATACGTTCTGTGCACCTACGTGCTGCATTTTTCCCTGATGGCCTCGCTGCTGATATCGAGTATGTTCGCCACCCATACGCTGGTGGCTTACCCGCTGGCCAGCCGGCTGGGCATCACCAAAAACGAAGCCGTTACCGTGGCCGTGGGCGGCACCATTATTACAGACACTGCGGTGCTGCTGATACTGGCCATCATCACCGGGGCGGAGGAAGGCAACCTCAATACCGCTTTCTGGCTGAAGCTGGGCATTTCGCTGGCCGTGTTCACGGTGATCGTGATGTGGGGCTTCCCGGCGGTGGGGCGGTGGTTTTTCAAGAAGATCAAAGACGATAAAACATCGCACTTCATATTCGTGCTGGCCCTCGTGTTCCTGGCGGCCTTCCTGGCGGAACTGGCGGGCGTGGAGGCCATCATCGGCGCGTTCCTGGCCGGGCTGGCGCTCAATACGCTCATCCCGCACACCTCGCCGCTCATGAACCGCATCGAGTTCGTGGGCAACGCCCTGTTCATCCCGTTTTTCCTCATATCGGTGGGCATGATCGTGGACCTGCGGGTGCTGCTCAAAGGCCCCGAAGCGCTGATCATCGCCGGCGCGCTGACTGCCATGGCCCTGCTCAGCAAGTGGCTGGCCGCGTTTTTCACCCAGTTGTCGTTCGGCTACACCGCCACGCAGCGTAACGTGATATTCGGCCTCAGCAGCGCACATGCGGCCGCCACCATCGCGGTGGTGCTGATCGGGTTCAACATGGGAATCATCAACGAAAATGTGCTCAACGGCACCATCGTGCTCATCCTGATCACCTGCATGGTAGGCTCGTTCGTGACCGAAAGCGCGGGCCGTAAACTGGCCATCCGCGAAGCGGAAAAGAAACCTGAAATCACCGGCGGCCCGGAGCACTTCCTCATTCCCATCGCCAACCCCGGGAAAATGGAAGCCCTGCTCGATTTTACGCTCATGGTGAAAGACCCTGCCAACGCGGCGCCCATCTACCCGCTCGTAGTGGTGCAGGACGATGAGGAAGCGAAGGAAAAAATATTCGTCAGCAACAAGATGATGGAAAAGATGGTGATACACGCCGCCGCCTCCGAAAGCAACGTGCAGGTGGTGACGCGGGTAGACCTCAACGTGACCGACGGCATTTCCCGGGCCGTGAAAGAACTGCTGATCTCGGATGTGGTGCTGGGCTGGAGCGACAAAAACTCCGCCACCGACCGCATTTTCGGCAACCTCTTCGGTACCACCACAGACAATGTGCTGCAGAGCGTATGGGAAACCGTGTACGTCTGCCAGCTGAACCATCCCATCAACACCACTAAAAAAATGGTGCTGGTGATGCCCCAGAACACCGAATACGAACTGGGCTTCGCGCATTACATGCAGAAGATCATTTTGCTGGCCAAACAGGCCGGGGCGAAAATAGTGGTATACAGCACCGGCCGCACCCAGGCCGCGGTGCAGCGCTTTATCGCGGAAGCGAAAGCCAGCGTGGAGATCACGTTCAGGCACCTCGACAACCTCGAAGACTTCCTCGTGCTGGCCCGCAACATCTCGCGCGACGATCTGCTGGTGGTGGTGTCTGCCCGCAAAGGCACCCTGTCGTATCAGCCTTATCTCGAAAACATCCCGGCCCGCATCGGCCGTCATTTTAAAGACAACAACGTGGTGCTCGTGTATCCCGAACAGCGCACCACGGAGAATAACGAACCCGGCATGCAGGAAGGCGATATCACGCTGCGGCCCATACAGGAACAGCTGCGCAACATCAGCCGGCTGGGCAAGGTGGTGAAGCGGATATTCAAAGGCGGGGAAAAGAAAAACGATTTCGACGAAGGGGAATAA
- a CDS encoding ATP-dependent Clp protease adaptor ClpS: MGYTGTGVSVKEKEEMLVETAEQFPFSLIVWNDDVNTFEWVITSLMEVCGHTEEQAEQCALIIHYNGKYAVKEGEYSDLKPMCEALLERGISATIVETVPS, encoded by the coding sequence ATGGGTTATACGGGAACAGGCGTGTCCGTGAAAGAAAAGGAAGAAATGCTGGTGGAAACAGCCGAGCAGTTCCCTTTCAGTTTAATAGTATGGAACGATGATGTCAATACTTTCGAATGGGTGATCACCTCACTCATGGAAGTATGCGGCCATACGGAGGAGCAGGCGGAACAGTGCGCGCTCATCATCCATTACAACGGCAAATACGCGGTGAAGGAAGGCGAGTACAGCGACCTGAAACCCATGTGCGAGGCCCTGCTGGAAAGAGGCATCAGCGCCACCATTGTTGAAACGGTTCCTTCTTAA
- the aat gene encoding leucyl/phenylalanyl-tRNA--protein transferase, translated as MPLFYIPDDELIFPPLSGADPDGLLAIGGDLSTERLLLAYRSGIFPWYSRKPILWWAPDPRFVLFPKEIRVSHSMRQVLRKGDFNITINTDFAGVINNCRTIPREGQDGTWITRDMMEAYLRLHKEGHALSVECWQDDQLVGGLYGVKLGRCFFGESMFAKVTNASKAAFITFVEQYQDALEIIDCQVHTHHLASLGARFISRVSFVDLVQRHAL; from the coding sequence ATGCCCCTTTTTTATATACCCGACGACGAACTGATTTTCCCGCCGTTATCCGGAGCGGATCCGGACGGCCTGCTGGCCATCGGCGGCGACCTTAGCACAGAGCGGCTGCTGCTGGCTTACCGCTCGGGCATTTTTCCCTGGTATAGCCGTAAACCCATTCTCTGGTGGGCGCCCGACCCGCGCTTCGTATTATTCCCGAAAGAAATCAGGGTATCGCATTCCATGCGGCAGGTGCTCCGGAAAGGGGATTTCAACATCACCATCAACACCGATTTCGCAGGCGTGATCAATAACTGCCGCACCATTCCCCGCGAGGGGCAGGACGGTACCTGGATCACCCGCGATATGATGGAAGCCTACCTGCGGCTGCATAAGGAAGGGCATGCACTGTCTGTGGAATGCTGGCAGGATGACCAGCTGGTGGGCGGCTTGTATGGCGTAAAACTGGGGCGCTGCTTTTTCGGGGAAAGCATGTTTGCCAAAGTCACCAATGCCTCCAAAGCGGCTTTCATTACGTTTGTGGAACAATACCAGGATGCGCTGGAAATCATCGACTGCCAGGTGCACACGCATCACCTCGCCTCGCTGGGGGCGCGGTTCATCAGCCGCGTGAGTTTCGTGGACCTGGTGCAGCGGCACGCGCTATAA
- a CDS encoding VOC family protein produces MKRVTGIGGMFFQCEDPQQMNEWYGRHLGLPVNQWGASFQWRDADNPEKVCITQWSTMKNGTEYFAPSEKKFMINYRVENLEALLAALKEEGVQIVGEMQVFEYGKFAWIMDPEGNKIELWEPVDEKL; encoded by the coding sequence ATGAAAAGAGTGACAGGTATCGGCGGGATGTTCTTCCAGTGCGAAGACCCGCAGCAAATGAATGAATGGTACGGCCGCCACCTCGGCCTGCCGGTGAACCAGTGGGGCGCTTCGTTCCAGTGGCGCGATGCGGATAACCCGGAAAAGGTCTGCATTACGCAATGGAGCACGATGAAAAACGGCACGGAATATTTCGCGCCGTCTGAAAAGAAATTCATGATCAATTACCGGGTTGAAAACCTCGAAGCCTTGCTGGCCGCGCTGAAGGAAGAAGGCGTGCAGATAGTGGGGGAGATGCAGGTGTTCGAGTACGGCAAGTTCGCCTGGATTATGGATCCGGAAGGCAACAAGATCGAGTTATGGGAACCGGTGGATGAGAAGTTATAG
- a CDS encoding metal-dependent transcriptional regulator encodes MKLTTAEENYIKSIYKLQDGNAAVSTNAIAYELDTKPASVTDMAKKLKEKKLIDYEKYQGITLTAEGRKLALQIVRRHRLWEVFLVEKLSFSWNEVHEIAEELEHVGSEKLVNRLSEYLGNPTTDPHGDPIPDAHGKISKSRQLVSLDKATGRRLEVAGVSDQSSALLEFLHAKGVKLGIQIDIIERYEFDNSVEIKIKNQPAFTISEQVSKSIMVKTL; translated from the coding sequence ATGAAGTTGACGACGGCGGAAGAGAATTATATCAAATCCATTTACAAGCTGCAGGACGGAAACGCGGCGGTGAGCACCAACGCCATTGCTTATGAGCTCGACACCAAGCCGGCCTCTGTGACGGACATGGCCAAGAAGCTCAAGGAGAAAAAACTGATCGACTACGAAAAGTACCAGGGCATCACGCTCACGGCCGAGGGGCGCAAGCTGGCCCTCCAGATCGTGCGGCGGCACCGTTTGTGGGAGGTGTTCCTGGTGGAGAAACTGTCGTTCAGCTGGAACGAAGTGCATGAAATCGCCGAAGAGCTGGAGCATGTGGGGAGTGAGAAACTGGTAAACCGCCTGAGCGAATACCTGGGCAACCCCACCACCGATCCCCACGGCGACCCGATACCGGACGCGCACGGCAAGATCAGCAAAAGCAGGCAGCTGGTATCGCTCGACAAAGCGACGGGGCGCCGGCTGGAGGTGGCCGGTGTATCCGACCAGTCGTCCGCGCTGCTGGAGTTCCTCCATGCCAAGGGGGTGAAGCTCGGCATCCAGATCGATATCATCGAGCGGTATGAATTCGACAACTCGGTGGAGATCAAAATAAAAAACCAGCCCGCCTTCACCATCAGCGAGCAGGTATCGAAGAGCATTATGGTAAAAACATTGTAA
- a CDS encoding Nramp family divalent metal transporter — translation MKVQDHAASLSEVHQSVDTTVQHKSGFRKILAFFGPAYLVSVGYMDPGNWATDLAGGSKYGYTLIWVLLMSNLMALLLQSLSARLGIVRGRDLAQANRETYPAPVNFLLYILAEIAIAATDLAEVLGMAIGIQLLTGLPLMWGVSLTVLDTFLLLLLQRYGIRKMEAFIIALVAIVGTSFLIQLLLAKPDLPEVAKGFIPSLPDDTALYIAIGIIGATVMPHNLYLHSALVQTRKIQKTDAGIKQALKINFWDTAIALNLAFFVNAAILILAASVFFTAGHTEIADLHEAHRMLEPLLGSKLAPILFAVALIAAGQSSTVTGTLAGQIVMEGYLRLRINPWLRRLITRLVAIIPALLVIWIAGEEKIGELLVFSQVLLSLQLGFAIIPLIHFVSDKHTMGNFTIKPIVKVAAWLISTVLVYLNVRMVWSEAGSFISQNQLWWVDVLIYLVGFAFIALLVITVIYPFISRYRQKGSARMHATKVTLGSLEAPVYKKIALALDFSQNDEKVIANALAQGRPDTEYVLIHVVESASARYFGKEANDFETQKDQEQLDTYLRLLAGRGVKAKGVLGYKHRAKSIVRIVQQEEADLLVLGGHGHTGLKDWLYGETVNYVRHYVHIPVLVIQ, via the coding sequence ATGAAAGTACAGGATCACGCGGCATCACTCAGCGAAGTACATCAGAGCGTAGACACGACCGTTCAGCATAAATCAGGTTTCCGGAAGATACTGGCCTTTTTCGGGCCTGCTTACCTGGTGAGCGTGGGGTATATGGATCCCGGCAACTGGGCCACCGACCTGGCCGGCGGCAGTAAGTACGGCTACACGCTCATCTGGGTGCTGCTGATGAGCAACCTGATGGCCCTGTTGCTGCAAAGCCTCAGCGCCCGGCTGGGCATCGTGCGGGGCCGCGATCTCGCGCAGGCCAACCGCGAAACCTATCCCGCCCCGGTCAATTTTCTGTTGTACATCCTCGCCGAAATCGCCATTGCCGCCACCGACCTGGCTGAAGTGCTGGGCATGGCCATCGGTATACAATTACTGACGGGCCTGCCGCTGATGTGGGGCGTATCCCTCACCGTGCTCGACACCTTTTTGCTGCTGCTCCTGCAGCGCTACGGCATCCGCAAAATGGAAGCGTTCATCATTGCACTGGTGGCCATCGTGGGCACCTCTTTCCTGATACAGCTGCTGCTGGCCAAACCCGATCTGCCCGAAGTGGCCAAAGGCTTCATTCCTTCCCTGCCTGACGATACGGCGCTGTACATCGCCATCGGTATCATCGGCGCTACGGTCATGCCGCACAACCTGTACCTGCATTCCGCGCTGGTGCAAACCCGCAAGATCCAGAAAACGGATGCGGGCATCAAACAGGCGCTGAAGATCAATTTCTGGGATACGGCCATCGCCCTGAACCTCGCGTTTTTTGTAAATGCCGCCATCCTGATACTGGCCGCCTCCGTGTTTTTCACGGCCGGCCACACCGAAATAGCCGACCTCCACGAAGCGCACCGCATGCTGGAACCCCTGCTGGGCAGCAAATTGGCGCCCATCCTCTTTGCCGTGGCGCTGATTGCCGCCGGGCAAAGCTCCACGGTAACGGGTACACTGGCAGGTCAGATCGTTATGGAAGGTTACCTGCGCCTGCGTATCAATCCCTGGCTGCGCAGGCTGATCACGCGCCTCGTCGCCATTATCCCGGCCCTGCTCGTGATCTGGATTGCGGGCGAAGAAAAGATCGGCGAGCTGCTGGTGTTCAGCCAGGTATTGCTCAGCCTGCAGCTGGGCTTTGCGATTATCCCGCTCATTCACTTTGTGAGCGACAAACATACCATGGGCAATTTCACCATCAAACCTATCGTAAAAGTCGCCGCATGGCTGATTTCCACGGTGCTGGTATATCTCAACGTCCGTATGGTGTGGTCGGAAGCCGGCAGTTTCATCAGCCAGAACCAGCTGTGGTGGGTGGATGTGCTTATCTACCTGGTGGGCTTCGCTTTTATCGCCCTGCTCGTGATCACGGTGATCTATCCTTTCATCAGCCGCTACCGGCAAAAAGGATCCGCGCGTATGCATGCTACCAAAGTAACGCTCGGCAGCCTGGAAGCGCCTGTATATAAAAAAATCGCCCTGGCGCTCGACTTTTCGCAGAACGACGAAAAGGTCATCGCCAACGCCCTGGCGCAGGGCCGGCCCGATACGGAGTACGTGCTGATCCACGTGGTGGAAAGCGCCTCGGCCCGTTACTTCGGCAAGGAAGCCAACGATTTCGAAACGCAGAAAGACCAGGAACAGCTCGACACCTACCTGCGCCTGCTGGCCGGCAGGGGCGTCAAAGCGAAAGGCGTGCTCGGATATAAACACCGCGCCAAATCGATCGTACGCATCGTGCAGCAGGAAGAAGCCGACCTGCTCGTGCTCGGCGGGCACGGCCATACGGGCCTGAAAGACTGGCTGTACGGCGAAACGGTGAACTATGTGCGGCATTATGTGCATATCCCCGTGCTCGTGATCCAATAG
- a CDS encoding thioesterase family protein encodes MQHLFQPGDIKTFTRKVRAEDCATFDSGAVHPVYATFALARDAEWCCRLFVLDMKEENEEGIGTMISVEHLSPAVVGTTVTFTAVVKKIEAHTILCSFTAQVGERLVARGEQEQKVLKKEKLEKLFSTL; translated from the coding sequence ATGCAACACCTGTTTCAACCCGGCGACATTAAAACCTTTACCCGCAAGGTGCGCGCGGAAGACTGCGCCACCTTCGACAGCGGGGCCGTGCATCCCGTGTATGCCACCTTTGCGCTGGCGAGGGATGCGGAATGGTGCTGCCGCCTGTTTGTGCTGGACATGAAAGAAGAGAACGAAGAAGGCATCGGCACCATGATCAGCGTGGAACACCTGTCGCCGGCCGTTGTCGGCACCACGGTGACCTTTACGGCGGTTGTTAAAAAGATCGAAGCACATACCATTCTCTGCAGCTTCACGGCGCAGGTGGGGGAACGCCTCGTAGCGCGGGGAGAACAGGAACAGAAAGTGCTCAAAAAAGAAAAGCTCGAAAAACTGTTCTCCACGCTTTAA
- a CDS encoding acyltransferase family protein: MKIPPPVASPAPMPARIVAVDVYRGFVMLLMMAEVLRLSNVAEALPGNDFWAFLGWNQSHVPWTGCSLHDMIQPSFSFLVGVALPFSIAGRMAKGATFGALLKHTLVRSLILILLGIFLRSINRSQTNFTFEDTLTMIGLGYPFLFLIGYSRQRTQVIALVLLLVGYWLAFALYPLPPAGFDTTTVGVPAGWEHNMNGFAAHWNKNTNLAAAFDRWFLHLFPREKPFLYNRGGYTTLSFIPTLGTMVLGLFAGHSLKSGSAPRERIRFFLLTGAALVAVAALLHFTGICPIVKRIWTPSWTLFSGGLCFFFLAFFYWLTDVAGHKKIMLPLMVIGMNSIAAYVIADAGIAAFISSSLSTHLGENFGQVFGNAYAPLVRGIPVLALEWLVLYWMYRKKIFIKI; encoded by the coding sequence ATGAAAATTCCACCTCCTGTGGCCAGCCCTGCCCCTATGCCCGCCAGAATTGTTGCCGTTGACGTGTACCGTGGTTTCGTGATGTTGCTGATGATGGCGGAAGTGTTGCGCCTTTCCAACGTTGCAGAAGCTTTGCCCGGCAATGATTTCTGGGCTTTTCTCGGCTGGAACCAGAGCCATGTGCCCTGGACGGGCTGCTCGCTCCACGACATGATACAGCCTTCATTTTCTTTCCTTGTAGGCGTTGCCCTGCCCTTTTCCATCGCCGGCCGCATGGCCAAAGGCGCCACGTTCGGCGCGCTGCTGAAACATACGCTCGTCCGTTCGCTGATACTTATCCTGCTGGGCATCTTCCTCCGGTCGATCAACCGGAGCCAGACGAATTTTACGTTCGAAGACACACTGACCATGATAGGCCTGGGGTATCCATTCCTGTTTCTCATCGGCTATTCGCGGCAGCGAACGCAGGTGATCGCGCTGGTACTGCTGCTGGTGGGGTACTGGCTGGCATTCGCATTATATCCCCTTCCTCCCGCAGGCTTCGACACCACCACGGTGGGCGTACCGGCGGGCTGGGAGCACAACATGAACGGGTTCGCCGCGCACTGGAATAAAAACACCAACCTGGCCGCCGCATTCGACCGCTGGTTCCTCCATCTCTTTCCCCGTGAAAAACCTTTCCTGTATAACCGCGGCGGTTATACTACGCTGAGTTTCATCCCCACCCTGGGCACCATGGTGCTCGGTCTCTTCGCCGGCCACTCGCTCAAATCCGGATCGGCGCCGCGGGAACGGATACGGTTTTTCCTGCTCACCGGCGCGGCGCTCGTTGCGGTGGCGGCGCTTCTTCATTTCACAGGCATCTGCCCCATCGTAAAACGTATCTGGACGCCCTCCTGGACGCTCTTCAGCGGCGGGCTGTGTTTCTTTTTCCTGGCATTCTTTTACTGGCTCACCGACGTGGCCGGGCATAAAAAAATCATGCTGCCCCTGATGGTGATCGGCATGAATTCCATCGCCGCCTACGTGATAGCCGACGCCGGGATCGCGGCATTTATCAGCAGTTCCTTATCCACCCATCTCGGTGAGAATTTCGGGCAGGTGTTCGGTAACGCTTATGCCCCGCTGGTACGGGGCATACCGGTGCTGGCGCTGGAATGGCTGGTATTGTACTGGATGTACCGGAAGAAAATCTTTATCAAAATATAA
- a CDS encoding LytR/AlgR family response regulator transcription factor produces MIKAVLIDDEPLARELVREYLQAYPQITVLAECNDGFEGLKAIQQHQPDLLFLDIQMPKINGFEMLELVDKIPCVIFTTAFEEYAIRAFEVNAIDYLLKPFSRDRFDKALQKMLERKTELTQELLDTAGRDMPAQHNRVVVKINGRIKIIPVQDIHYLEAADDYVKIVTQEGAFLKNKTMSFFERMLDAQQFIRVHRSYILNVGQITRIDPYEKETYLAILKDGSKILVSKTGYPRLKEVLGL; encoded by the coding sequence ATGATAAAAGCAGTGTTGATCGATGACGAACCCCTGGCCCGCGAACTCGTCAGGGAATACCTGCAGGCCTACCCGCAGATAACGGTGCTGGCTGAATGTAACGACGGGTTTGAAGGACTGAAAGCCATTCAGCAGCATCAGCCGGATCTGTTGTTTCTCGACATCCAAATGCCGAAGATCAACGGCTTCGAAATGCTGGAACTGGTAGACAAGATCCCCTGCGTGATCTTTACGACGGCCTTTGAAGAATACGCCATCCGGGCATTTGAAGTGAACGCGATCGACTACCTGCTGAAACCCTTCTCCCGCGACCGGTTCGATAAGGCCCTGCAGAAAATGCTGGAGCGAAAAACGGAACTGACGCAGGAGCTCCTCGACACCGCCGGCCGTGATATGCCCGCGCAGCACAACCGCGTGGTGGTGAAAATCAACGGGCGCATCAAGATCATTCCCGTGCAGGATATCCACTACCTGGAGGCGGCCGATGATTATGTGAAAATCGTTACGCAGGAAGGGGCTTTCCTGAAAAATAAAACCATGTCGTTTTTCGAGCGAATGCTCGATGCACAGCAGTTCATCCGCGTGCACCGGTCGTATATCCTGAACGTGGGGCAGATCACGCGGATAGACCCGTATGAAAAAGAAACCTACCTCGCCATCCTGAAAGACGGCAGCAAGATACTCGTCAGCAAAACCGGTTATCCCCGGCTGAAAGAAGTGCTCGGGCTCTGA
- a CDS encoding sensor histidine kinase, which produces MATHLLKEKPYRYTFIIGFVVFVNLHRIILHHWLGQEGMVSLVDSLVHNGVLFTVIAVLTQMQAHYRPTKGKYAYVALITLMKSALWAALVMFVLKLIYNDGEHTAYIQWLSDTLPIRFAMGWALIAGTGFISFFMYEIDEQREALARKETAEKLAREAELYKLRQQLQPHFLFNSLNSINALVSLRPEEARQMIQKLSDFLRGTLKKEDQLWIPLREELQYLQLYLDIEKVRFRHRLTTTVTQPDDADGLQIPPMLLQPVVENAIKFGLYDTTEAINITIEAKRERNVLTVAVSNPFDPQMHQQVQQGTGFGLNSIRRRLFLLFGRHDLLETQTNQNIFTTIIKVPQLHDKSSVDR; this is translated from the coding sequence TTGGCTACACACCTGCTCAAGGAAAAACCTTACCGCTATACTTTCATCATCGGCTTCGTGGTATTCGTCAACCTGCACCGCATTATTTTGCATCACTGGCTGGGGCAGGAAGGCATGGTATCGCTGGTAGACAGCCTGGTCCATAACGGCGTGCTGTTCACAGTGATCGCCGTGCTGACGCAAATGCAGGCACACTACCGCCCGACGAAAGGGAAATATGCTTATGTGGCGCTGATCACGCTGATGAAAAGCGCCCTCTGGGCCGCCCTCGTGATGTTTGTACTAAAGCTGATCTATAACGACGGTGAGCATACGGCCTACATCCAGTGGCTGTCCGACACGCTGCCCATCCGCTTCGCCATGGGCTGGGCGCTGATCGCGGGCACGGGGTTCATCAGTTTTTTCATGTACGAGATAGACGAGCAGCGTGAGGCCCTGGCCCGCAAGGAAACCGCCGAAAAACTCGCCCGGGAGGCCGAGCTGTATAAACTCCGCCAGCAGTTGCAACCGCACTTCCTGTTCAACAGCCTGAACTCCATCAATGCGTTGGTGAGTTTGCGGCCCGAGGAGGCGCGGCAGATGATCCAGAAGCTGAGCGATTTTCTGCGCGGCACGCTTAAAAAAGAAGACCAGCTGTGGATCCCACTGCGGGAAGAATTGCAGTATCTCCAGCTGTACCTCGATATCGAAAAAGTACGCTTCCGCCACCGTTTAACCACCACCGTTACACAGCCCGACGATGCGGACGGCCTCCAGATACCGCCCATGCTGCTGCAGCCCGTCGTGGAAAACGCCATCAAGTTCGGACTGTACGACACCACGGAAGCGATCAATATCACCATCGAGGCGAAGCGCGAGCGCAATGTGCTGACAGTGGCCGTCAGCAACCCCTTCGACCCGCAGATGCACCAGCAGGTACAGCAGGGCACCGGCTTCGGCCTCAATTCCATCCGCCGCAGGCTCTTTTTGCTCTTCGGGCGCCACGACCTGCTGGAAACTCAAACGAATCAGAATATCTTTACCACCATCATAAAAGTACCGCAGCTCCATGATAAAAGCAGTGTTGATCGATGA
- a CDS encoding DUF4288 domain-containing protein, translating to MYWFVAKIVYQIICGKGEHLPQFDEQLRLISAVSKQEAWKKAQQIGEQEQYAFRNQKEELVEWRFINVPELLALEDLKDGMELYSRVEEPENASSYVALLQMKAAQLQSQKSFELNV from the coding sequence ATGTATTGGTTTGTTGCGAAGATAGTTTACCAGATCATTTGCGGAAAAGGGGAACACCTGCCGCAATTCGATGAGCAGCTGCGCCTCATCAGCGCAGTGAGCAAACAGGAAGCCTGGAAAAAAGCCCAGCAGATCGGGGAGCAGGAACAATATGCGTTCCGCAACCAGAAGGAAGAACTGGTGGAATGGCGTTTCATCAACGTGCCGGAACTGCTTGCGCTGGAAGACCTGAAAGACGGCATGGAGCTCTATTCCCGGGTGGAAGAGCCCGAAAATGCCAGCAGCTACGTAGCGCTGCTGCAGATGAAAGCGGCGCAGCTGCAATCACAGAAGTCCTTTGAGCTGAATGTATAA